The Sphingomonas sp. NBWT7 nucleotide sequence CACCGCGGCTTCCGCTACATCCGGGTGCTCGTACAGCGCCGCCTCGACCTCCTGGCAGCTGATGTTCTCGCCGCCGCGGATGATGATGTCCTTCTTGCGGTCGACGATGAACAGATAGCCGTCCTCGTCGAGATAGCCGATGTCGCCGGTGCGGAAATAGCCGTCGGCGGTATAGGCGCTCGCGGTCGCGTCCGGCTTGCCCCAATATTCCTGGAAGTTCGCCGCCGACCGGATTGCGACTTCGCCGCGCTCGCCCTGCGCCACCGGCTTGCCGGCGTCGTCCAGAATCGCGAGGTCGACCAGCGGCATCGACGGGCGCCCGGCCGAATTGGGCTTGGCGAGATAGTTCGACCGCCAGTTGCCCGTGCCGACGCCGTTCGTCTCGGTCAGCCCGTAGCCGATCAGCGGCGCGCCCTCCATCTCCTCGTCGATCCGCTTGACGTGCTCCACCGGGCGCGGCGCACCGCCCGCGGCGATGTCGGCGACGCTCGACAGGTCGTATTTGTGGCGGTTGGGATGCGTCAGCATCTCGAAGCTCATCAGCGGCACGCCGACGAAATAGGTGATCTTTTCCTGCTGGATGAGGCGCATCGCCTCCTCCGCGTCCCACTTGGGCATCAGCACCAGCTTGCGCCCGATCGCGAACGACTGCAGCATCACCGGCACCTCGGCGGTGACGTGGAACAGCGGCACGTTGAGCAGCGTCGACGGCTGCAGCGCACCCGCTTCCTGCCCGTCCTGCGCCGCGATCGCGAGCATCATCATCGCCGAGCCGAGATAGTTGAAGACGCCCTGCGTCACCTGGCGATGCGTCGACAGCGCGCCCTTCGACTGGCCGGTCGAACCCGAGGTGAACAGGATCGTCGCGTGGTCGTCCGGCCCCACCTGCGGCAACTCGGCCTCGCCCGCGCCCTTCGCCAGGATCGGCTTCAGCGCGGTGTCGACCGGCTGCAGGTCGTCGAACTCGACCACGGTGGCGTTCAGCTGGCCGATCGCGGCGAGCCGCTTGCAGCGCGGCGGATCGGCGAAGACGAGGTTGCAGCCGACATCCTCGATGCTCGCCTGCAATTCTTCCGATTGCCACCAGCCGTTGAGCAGCGTCGCGACGCCGCCCGCCATCAGGATGCCCATGTACAGGACGATCCACGACGGCGAATTGCGCGCGGCGATGCCGACGCGGTCGCCCTTGCCGACGCCGAAGCCGCTCGCCAGCGCCGCCGCGACGGCGCGCGCGCGCTCGTGAACGTCGGCGTAGGTCAGCCGCTCATCGCCCGCGACGAGGAATTCGGTG carries:
- a CDS encoding class I adenylate-forming enzyme family protein, which codes for MKTELDHKMDAVMAAMTAEGGPLALGSIARFGRELPIIAGAPPTLPAYFDHYCQQHAGTEFLVAGDERLTYADVHERARAVAAALASGFGVGKGDRVGIAARNSPSWIVLYMGILMAGGVATLLNGWWQSEELQASIEDVGCNLVFADPPRCKRLAAIGQLNATVVEFDDLQPVDTALKPILAKGAGEAELPQVGPDDHATILFTSGSTGQSKGALSTHRQVTQGVFNYLGSAMMMLAIAAQDGQEAGALQPSTLLNVPLFHVTAEVPVMLQSFAIGRKLVLMPKWDAEEAMRLIQQEKITYFVGVPLMSFEMLTHPNRHKYDLSSVADIAAGGAPRPVEHVKRIDEEMEGAPLIGYGLTETNGVGTGNWRSNYLAKPNSAGRPSMPLVDLAILDDAGKPVAQGERGEVAIRSAANFQEYWGKPDATASAYTADGYFRTGDIGYLDEDGYLFIVDRKKDIIIRGGENISCQEVEAALYEHPDVAEAAVFGLPDEKYGEVPGAVVHLSSRGAVTAEDITAFLHQHIAAFKVPAKIWLSDDALPRLGTEKIDKVGLRTRYRALANTEAA